The Terriglobales bacterium genome includes a region encoding these proteins:
- the msrP gene encoding protein-methionine-sulfoxide reductase catalytic subunit MsrP yields the protein MLIKKPSDIPYSEVTPKSLYMNRRKFLAAAAAAGAGLAGATFWKMSQSSSPVLAGTKYDNLVKSPFSTTEKITSMNDATHYNNYYEFGTDKSDPAKTSQSFKTSPWQVSVEGEVKKKRVFQLEEIAKLAPMEERIYRHRCVEGWSIVVPWIGFPLSVLIKQFELTSKAKYVAFETLYDPKQMPGQRGSLFGSGLDWPYVEGLRMDEAMHPLALLCFGMYGESLPNQDGAPIRLVLPWKYGFKSIKSIVKIKFVDGEPPTTWNKQAPNEYGFYSNVNPSVDHPRWSQATERRLGEFFKRKTLMFNGYADQVASLYNGMDLRKYY from the coding sequence ATGTTGATTAAAAAGCCTTCTGATATTCCTTACTCTGAAGTTACCCCAAAGTCGCTTTACATGAACCGGCGCAAGTTTTTGGCCGCTGCTGCCGCCGCAGGAGCAGGCCTGGCAGGTGCAACTTTCTGGAAGATGTCGCAATCATCTTCGCCGGTCCTGGCCGGGACAAAATACGACAACCTGGTGAAGAGCCCTTTCAGCACCACGGAAAAAATTACGTCTATGAACGACGCGACCCACTACAACAACTACTATGAGTTTGGGACCGACAAATCTGATCCGGCCAAAACCTCACAGAGTTTCAAAACCAGCCCGTGGCAGGTTTCAGTTGAAGGAGAGGTCAAGAAAAAGCGCGTCTTCCAGCTCGAAGAGATCGCCAAGCTGGCCCCCATGGAAGAACGCATCTACCGCCATCGTTGCGTTGAAGGATGGTCCATCGTAGTCCCCTGGATCGGGTTCCCCTTGAGCGTCCTGATCAAGCAGTTCGAGCTTACCTCCAAGGCCAAGTATGTTGCCTTCGAGACGCTTTATGATCCCAAGCAAATGCCCGGCCAGCGCGGCAGTCTGTTCGGCAGCGGGCTGGATTGGCCCTATGTCGAAGGCTTGCGCATGGATGAAGCCATGCACCCTCTCGCGCTTCTCTGCTTCGGCATGTATGGTGAATCGCTGCCCAACCAGGATGGCGCGCCGATTCGTCTCGTGCTCCCGTGGAAGTACGGCTTCAAGAGCATCAAGTCCATTGTGAAAATCAAGTTCGTAGATGGCGAGCCGCCCACCACCTGGAACAAGCAGGCGCCAAATGAGTATGGTTTTTATTCCAATGTAAATCCCAGTGTGGACCACCCGCGCTGGAGCCAGGCCACCGAGCGCCGCCTGGGTGAATTTTTCAAACGCAAGACTCTCATGTTCAACGGCTATGCCGACCAGGTCGCCAGTCTCTACAACGGCATGGATTTGCGTAAATACTACTGA
- a CDS encoding PilZ domain-containing protein codes for MSFTEKRSHVRYVCDGGVEVRPEGSAGGFWGTLTDISLGGVYVQTFSPLAVGTQLNMRVQTKMTEFRCSGHVQASHPGVGMGIIFEEFEQGQRELMEALIKQLAAAAEASKP; via the coding sequence ATGTCGTTTACTGAAAAACGGTCTCACGTTCGTTATGTGTGTGACGGCGGGGTCGAAGTGCGTCCGGAGGGTTCTGCCGGAGGGTTTTGGGGCACCTTGACTGATATCTCACTTGGCGGCGTCTACGTTCAGACGTTTTCTCCACTTGCTGTGGGGACGCAATTGAATATGCGGGTGCAAACCAAGATGACCGAGTTCCGTTGCTCAGGGCATGTGCAGGCCTCGCATCCAGGGGTCGGTATGGGAATCATCTTTGAAGAATTCGAACAAGGCCAACGTGAGCTTATGGAAGCCCTCATCAAACAGTTGGCCGCCGCCGCCGAAGCCAGCAAGCCTTAG
- a CDS encoding phosphoglucomutase/phosphomannomutase family protein: MVQIKFGTSGWRAVMAEDFTFANVRRAVHGIARYVVSQKPRKDKHRVIVGRDPRFLGETFVELAQGILESHGVTPLVVPEPAPTPTIAYEVIRVQSDGAINFTASHNPPEYNGIKFSTPDGAPALPEVTTKIEAAIAEFDSLPAQPAKAEAKAVAESVEVKTAYLARLNEILDLNAIKKAKLKIAFDPMWGAARGYSDVFLREAGIEVATVHDYRDVLFGGHAPAPDDPFLNDLRQAMKANGAHIGIATDGDADRFGIVDADGTFISPNYVIALLFEYLVESRGWKNGVGKSVVTTNLINALAKHYGIQLYETPVGFKYIGELIKEDKIAIGGEESAGISIRHHVPEKDGVLAGLLCCEMLAARSLAGQPGSLGQQLQKLFVKVGSFYPLRENFPLTEDVKAKLTSKLREEPHEFSGRKVAEVVRTDGLKLVLEDGSWVCFRLSGTEPVVRIYSEGRSTEDVQKLSAAAKDWVLRH, encoded by the coding sequence ATGGTCCAAATCAAGTTCGGAACATCAGGATGGCGCGCTGTCATGGCCGAAGATTTTACCTTCGCCAACGTGCGGCGTGCGGTGCATGGGATCGCCCGCTACGTGGTTTCTCAAAAACCACGGAAAGACAAGCATCGAGTCATCGTCGGACGCGACCCGCGCTTTCTGGGAGAGACGTTTGTCGAGCTGGCGCAGGGAATTTTAGAATCCCATGGCGTTACACCTTTAGTCGTACCCGAGCCTGCACCTACGCCCACCATTGCCTATGAGGTGATCCGTGTTCAATCCGACGGAGCGATTAATTTCACAGCGTCGCACAATCCACCGGAATACAACGGCATCAAATTTTCTACGCCCGATGGCGCGCCAGCGCTGCCCGAGGTGACAACAAAGATTGAAGCTGCAATTGCCGAGTTCGACAGCCTGCCTGCGCAGCCGGCCAAAGCCGAGGCGAAGGCCGTTGCAGAAAGCGTGGAGGTGAAAACCGCTTACCTGGCGCGCCTCAACGAGATTCTGGATTTAAATGCGATCAAGAAGGCAAAGCTCAAGATTGCTTTCGATCCAATGTGGGGAGCGGCGCGGGGATACTCCGACGTATTCTTGCGGGAAGCCGGTATCGAAGTCGCCACGGTACATGATTACCGAGATGTATTGTTCGGCGGGCATGCTCCGGCGCCGGACGATCCATTTCTGAATGACCTGCGCCAGGCGATGAAAGCTAACGGCGCGCACATCGGCATTGCAACCGATGGCGACGCGGACCGCTTCGGTATCGTGGATGCCGACGGAACATTTATCTCGCCCAATTACGTTATCGCGCTGCTGTTCGAATACCTGGTCGAAAGCCGAGGATGGAAAAATGGCGTCGGTAAATCGGTGGTGACCACGAATCTTATCAATGCCCTGGCTAAGCATTACGGCATCCAACTTTATGAGACTCCGGTGGGATTCAAATACATCGGCGAACTGATTAAAGAAGATAAGATCGCAATTGGAGGCGAAGAGAGCGCAGGGATTTCTATCCGGCATCATGTCCCGGAAAAAGATGGCGTGCTGGCTGGGTTGCTGTGCTGCGAGATGCTGGCTGCACGCTCGCTCGCGGGACAACCAGGATCGCTCGGCCAGCAGCTCCAAAAGCTATTTGTCAAAGTAGGTTCCTTTTATCCCCTGCGCGAGAACTTCCCCTTGACGGAGGATGTTAAGGCAAAGTTAACTAGTAAGTTACGGGAAGAGCCGCATGAGTTCAGCGGCAGAAAAGTTGCGGAAGTGGTGCGCACCGATGGGCTGAAACTGGTCCTTGAGGACGGCTCGTGGGTGTGCTTTCGCCTTTCGGGAACCGAGCCTGTGGTACGGATCTATTCGGAGGGGCGCTCGACGGAAGATGTGCAGAAGCTGAGTGCGGCCGCCAAGGACTGGGTGCTACGGCATTAA
- the cutA gene encoding divalent-cation tolerance protein CutA, whose protein sequence is MTANANDKKIILTTSGTKEEAEDIAWALVERKLAACVNIVALTSIFRWKDEIDSNPEFLLIIKTTAAAFDRVQNAIKELNTYELPECIQLSIETGSEAYLKWIGESVE, encoded by the coding sequence ATGACTGCTAACGCGAACGACAAAAAAATAATTCTTACTACCAGCGGCACCAAAGAAGAAGCCGAGGATATCGCCTGGGCGCTGGTCGAACGCAAACTGGCGGCCTGCGTCAACATTGTGGCGCTGACCTCGATCTTTCGCTGGAAAGATGAAATTGACAGCAATCCGGAGTTCCTGCTCATTATAAAAACCACGGCTGCGGCGTTTGACCGCGTGCAGAATGCAATCAAAGAACTGAATACCTACGAGCTGCCGGAATGTATACAACTTTCGATTGAAACCGGCAGCGAAGCCTACCTGAAGTGGATTGGCGAATCAGTGGAATAA
- a CDS encoding septum formation initiator family protein, producing the protein MEIIETTREWIYTRRRKLATVGVGVLAALVGWHVVFGANGIFTYEHKRVEYRNLQGEIENLQKENERLQSDIKSLRSDPKTIEREAREQLRYARPGEMVFTYPPQNSTQQQPPANATAKKQ; encoded by the coding sequence TTGGAAATCATTGAAACAACACGCGAATGGATCTACACGCGCCGCCGCAAGCTGGCGACGGTAGGCGTTGGTGTGTTGGCAGCGCTCGTGGGTTGGCATGTGGTGTTTGGGGCCAACGGCATCTTTACTTATGAGCATAAGCGCGTGGAGTACCGCAATCTGCAGGGCGAGATCGAAAATCTGCAGAAGGAAAATGAGCGCCTGCAGTCGGATATCAAATCTTTACGCTCAGACCCGAAGACCATCGAGCGGGAGGCGCGCGAGCAATTGCGTTATGCCCGTCCGGGCGAAATGGTGTTTACCTATCCCCCGCAAAATTCCACACAACAGCAGCCGCCTGCCAACGCGACGGCGAAGAAGCAGTAA
- a CDS encoding protein-methionine-sulfoxide reductase heme-binding subunit MsrQ, which yields MPPTFSPSMKWLKPPVFVLCLAPVAILLLQAFHDQLRADSLLTALHLNPDLGANQIEKVTHTTGDWILIFLCITLAITPLRKILNQPWLIKFRRMFGLFAFFYASLHFLTYIWLDQFFDMSSILNDVAKRPFITAGFTGFVLLIPLALTSTAGWIRRLGGKRWQWLHRLIYISAIAGVVHYYWLVKSDVRLPLLYAAIVTLLLGFRAFVAIRNQRRQLAADSAQPRAAFRPTEAAKDAE from the coding sequence ATGCCCCCAACTTTTTCACCTTCCATGAAATGGCTGAAGCCGCCGGTATTTGTGCTTTGTTTGGCGCCGGTCGCGATTCTGTTGTTACAGGCATTTCACGATCAGTTGAGGGCAGATTCTCTGCTGACTGCACTTCATCTCAATCCAGATCTGGGCGCGAATCAGATTGAAAAAGTTACTCATACCACCGGCGACTGGATTCTGATCTTCCTTTGCATCACGCTGGCCATCACACCTTTGCGCAAGATTTTGAATCAGCCCTGGCTGATCAAGTTCCGCCGTATGTTTGGTCTGTTTGCATTTTTTTATGCCAGCCTGCACTTCTTGACCTATATCTGGCTCGACCAGTTTTTTGACATGTCGAGCATTCTGAACGATGTGGCCAAGCGCCCATTCATTACCGCTGGGTTCACAGGCTTTGTTCTGCTGATTCCGCTGGCGCTAACCTCAACCGCCGGATGGATACGCCGCCTGGGCGGGAAACGCTGGCAGTGGTTACATCGCCTGATCTACATCAGTGCTATTGCCGGCGTGGTGCACTACTACTGGCTGGTGAAATCGGATGTCCGCCTTCCTCTTCTATACGCTGCAATCGTGACCCTGCTCTTGGGGTTCCGCGCCTTTGTGGCGATTCGCAATCAGCGCCGGCAACTGGCCGCGGATTCGGCCCAGCCTCGTGCTGCATTTCGTCCTACTGAGGCGGCGAAAGACGCAGAATAG